The following are from one region of the Hyla sarda isolate aHylSar1 chromosome 6, aHylSar1.hap1, whole genome shotgun sequence genome:
- the LOC130276971 gene encoding RNA-binding protein 4B-like has translation MVKIFVGGVSPSASPEELKKLFERYGQVNECDILKNYAFVHMEREQDAHRAIGELHKQEFYGSHLTVEYATSKIRNATKIYVGNVSSRATTSQVKELFEKFGKVVECDIVKNYAFVHMAKEREAMDAILHLNDTPLEDQKIFVTLSKSNNAPKNSKLSSATVVAASTAPPPPPPPPPPAYYFHRGRIPPPAPFSPFPPRSWYEREYYERYAYDFYDRSGLSARATYDRALTPAAVVAAAAATLPATPVAAAAPPAPPSINAALAPAAYRDRSPVGRRTAAAAAVMAQYADPYGASQAYSQSYSQAYASAFSQYSLGAAGYSPAEYYEKYANGYAGQYSQTY, from the coding sequence ATGGTGAAGATTTTTGTAGGTGGTGTATCACCATCTGCTTCCCCTGAAGAACTAAAGAAGCTCTTTGAGAGGTACGGCCAAGTAAATGAGTGTGATATCCTCAAAAATTATGCCTTTGTTCATATGGAACGCGAGCAAGATGCCCATCGTGCTATTGGTGAGCTGCATAAACAAGAATTTTATGGTTCCCATCTAACTGTGGAATATGCTACATCAAAGATACGTAATGCTACCAAAATATATGTGGGCAATGTGTCTAGCAGAGCGACGACCTCCCAAGTAAAAGAGCTGtttgaaaaatttggcaaagtGGTAGAGTGTGACATTGTGAAAAATTATGCCTTCGTGCACATGGCCAAAGAGAGGGAAGCCATGGATGCCATCTTGCACCTTAATGACACTCCACTAGAAGACCAGAAGATCTTCGTCACCCTGTCTAAGAGCAATAATGCTCCAAAGAACTCCAAGCTATCTTCTGCAActgtggtggcagcatcaacgGCACCtcccccacctcctcctccaccacccccCGCTTATTATTTCCATCGTGGACGCATACCACCCCCAGCTCCTTTTTCACCGTTTCCGCCTCGTTCATGGTATGAGAGGGAATACTATGAGAGGTATGCTTATGACTTCTATGACAGAAGTGGGCTTAGTGCTCGTGCTACATATGACAGAGCCCTCACTCCAGCAGCTGTGGTGGCTGCGGCGGCTGCAACTCTTCCCGCTACCCCTGTAGCAGCTGCTGCTCCTCCAGCACCACCATCCATTAATGCAGCCTTGGCTCCTGCAGCATACAGGGACAGAAGTCCTGTAGGGCGAAGAACAGCAGCAGCGGCAGCAGTCATGGCACAATATGCAGATCCGTATGGTGCATCTCAAGCCTACAGCCAGAGTTACAGCCAAGCCTATGCATCTGCATTCTCTCAGTATAGCTTGGGAGCAGCAGGTTACAGTCCCGCTGAGTACTACGAGAAATATGCTAACGGGTATGCAGGCCAGTACAGCCAAACTTACTAA